The following coding sequences lie in one Cronobacter universalis NCTC 9529 genomic window:
- a CDS encoding 23S rRNA (adenine(2030)-N(6))-methyltransferase RlmJ yields MLSYRHSFHAGNHADVLKHTVQSLIIESLKEKEKPFLYLDTHAGAGRYLLSGEHAERTGEYLEGIARIWQRDDLPAELEPYISAVSHFNRSGQLRYYPGSPLIARQLLRPQDSLQLTELHPSDFPLLRGEFQKDERARVERADGYQQLKSKLPPASRRGLILIDPPYEIKTDYQAVVQGINEGYKRFATGVYALWYPVVLRNQIKRMMNDLESIGIRRILQIELAVRPDSDQRGMTASGMIVINPPWKLEQQMATLLPWLHKALVPAGTGHTTLKWVVPE; encoded by the coding sequence ATGCTCAGTTACCGCCACAGCTTCCACGCCGGCAACCACGCCGATGTCCTCAAACACACCGTCCAGAGCCTGATCATTGAATCGCTCAAAGAGAAGGAAAAACCGTTTCTGTATCTGGATACCCACGCGGGCGCCGGGCGCTATCTGCTGAGCGGCGAACACGCCGAACGCACGGGGGAATATCTGGAAGGCATCGCGCGCATCTGGCAGCGGGACGATCTGCCCGCCGAGCTTGAGCCGTACATCAGCGCCGTGTCGCACTTCAACCGTAGCGGCCAGCTGCGCTACTACCCCGGCTCGCCGCTTATCGCGCGCCAGCTGCTGCGTCCGCAGGACAGCCTGCAACTGACCGAGCTGCACCCGAGCGATTTCCCGTTGCTGCGCGGCGAATTTCAGAAAGATGAACGCGCCCGCGTCGAGCGCGCCGACGGCTATCAACAGCTGAAATCGAAACTGCCTCCCGCTTCACGCCGCGGCCTGATTCTTATCGACCCGCCGTACGAAATCAAAACCGATTATCAGGCGGTGGTTCAGGGCATTAATGAAGGCTACAAGCGCTTTGCGACCGGCGTCTACGCGCTCTGGTATCCGGTGGTATTACGCAACCAAATCAAGCGTATGATGAACGATCTGGAATCCATCGGCATTCGTCGCATTCTGCAAATCGAGCTGGCGGTGCGCCCGGACAGCGATCAGCGCGGCATGACCGCCTCGGGCATGATTGTCATCAACCCGCCGTGGAAACTCGAACAGCAAATGGCGACGCTGCTGCCGTGGCTGCACAAGGCGCTGGTGCCGGCGGGCACCGGCCACACGACGCTTAAGTGGGTTGTGCCAGAGTAA